From one Xiphophorus hellerii strain 12219 chromosome 18, Xiphophorus_hellerii-4.1, whole genome shotgun sequence genomic stretch:
- the eif4g1b gene encoding eukaryotic translation initiation factor 4 gamma 1 isoform X5, producing MNKAPQPITGLPSAPHPDSSPGVSQPSFPPGQPSSVVFATAAPPQMNPTPPPRQPYYTNRGSLPPSSGPRGVPASTTPRAVTPTHVYQAGPGSQMMMIPQQQLQFPSSPQGPYFIGQYRSPTYVATPQYSVPTGTPGFYTGTSPAEYGTYGTYYPAQPQFPPSVQAAPVIMNPAPQQQQAPPQPSQHITTKRERKQIRIRDPNRGGQDITEEIMSGGRSGSTPTPPQTAISGLDNTALPQANGDSVSAAAITALVRPDDGGKLTPPSLSQTPELPKVDPILSETPSSAVKVSTLPPLFESTHPPLSKPSPSAPAADVIEAPSPQRAPTPSPPSAPEVPAYPAPLPDPSPTCSAQSKTENTDHVVEQEDSGEEETKVEETQASLDSSAQAPSSNGVADMELEKSSVTVPPTHSEDTLESPIAQPEELSLRLPNGLPLPAAQIPHGSAVDMSERDDSPIAEPDVSQQPVTQSCATEAAEKQTVTATPAAVDQLASAPAVEEVPTKPVVLTKPSKSEVQDVVTEVVSEVEEDAPQLQTDTKEETQLPTETVPSADNTSETISTPPPPTAEEKEEAPSPPTVTPSHVETTMQAAVSVPKKKRKMKDLNKKEAVGDLLDAFKEEQVVDQPEPEPTPAPPPEPKPPAAAPPAQEEADLTWEDKEDKLDAENIEPAGTDKKYQYKEEQWKPINKEEKKKYDREFLLGFQFISASMNKPEGLPAISDVVLDKANKTPLRQLDPSRLPGMNCGPDFTPSFANLGRPGMGGGSRGPPPGMGIGVGGPRRSQQVQRKEPRKIITSMSLNDDIQLNKAEKAWKPSVKKTTRSREPEEPQEPQENDPEQMKTQELFKRVRSILNKLTPQKFQQLMKQVQELTVDTEERLKGVIDLTFEKAISEPDFSVAYANMCRCLSGLKVITPDKPGATVNFRKLLLNRCQKEFEKDKDDDEIFEKKQKELEAASGDEVKQRLIEELEDAKDKARRRSLGNIKFIGELFKLKMLTEVIMHDCIVKLLKNHDEESLECLCRLLSTIGKDLDFEKAKPRMDQYFNQMEKIIKERKTTSRIRFMLQDVLDLRRNNWVPRRGDQGPKTIDQIHKEAEMEEHREQMKVQQALISKKESGGGGPGGRMGERGSGGRGGPHTPGRGALPQDEGWNTVPISKNRPIDTSRLSKITKTPVLDFNNQLLAPGGKGTWGSWGKGSSGGTSAKPSDSGSESGNRPATSTLNRFSALQQPSSSSQELERRVPQRNSSSRERSDRFDRSDRGGDRFDRRDERRDDRNRIQVTKRSFSREKEERSWEREQRSSTDPVRRVASVTEERDRSSGERARSKEQVKRQAAATPPPQQTPAKPALTVAEIEKKSAAIIEEYLHINDMKEALQCVREMDSAELLFVFVRHGLESTLERSTIAREHMGQLLHQLIKTGILPTEQYYKGFQEILEVAEDMAIDIPHIFLYLAELITPMLHEGGIPMGELFGEISKPLIPMAKAGVLLVHILTLLCKEMSHKKAGTMWREAGLRWTDFLPEDVDVNKFVTEKNVEFTLGEESEKSRKEMSSAELTKQLDRLHQDKADNERIFDWIEANLDEQQMSSSMFVRTLMTCVCQSAIICENPYKVDGEVIKQRAKLLQRYLKDEQRELQALYGLQALMVQMEQPANLLRMFFDTLYDEDVIKEEAFYKWESSKDPAEQQGKGVALKSVTAFFTWLREAEDESDNS from the exons ATGAATAAAGCACCACAGCCTATAACAGGACTCCCCTCTGCCCCTCACCCTGATTCCTCCCCTGGTGTTTCACAG CCCTCATTCCCCCCTGGGCAGCCTTCTTCTGTTGTGTTCGCAACCGCAGCACCTCCACAGATGAACCCCACGCCACCGCCTCGACAG CCCTACTACACCAACAGGGGCAGCCTGCCTCCCAGCAGCGGGCCTCGGGGCGTCCCAGCCAGCACTACACCCCGGGCTGTGACACCCACCCATGTTTACCAGGCGGGCCCTGGctcccagatgatgatgatccCCCAACAACAGTTGCAGTTCCCCAGCTCACCACAAGGCCCATATTTCATAGGACAG taccGATCTCCAACATATGTGGCCACGCCGCAATACTCGGTCCCAACTGGAACCCCAGGTTTCTACACAGGCACCAGCCCTGCTGAATATGGTACTTATG GGACTTACTACCCTGCACAGCCCCAGTTCCCTCCCTCTGTGCAGGCAGCGCCTGTCATTATGAACCCGGCCCCCCAACAACAACAAGCACCACCTCAGCCTTCTCAACACATCACCACCAAACGGGAACGCAAACAG ATAAGAATAAGAGATCCTAACCGAGGAGGCCAGGACATCACAGAGGAGATTATGTCTGGGGGCCGCAGTGGCTCTACCCCaacgcccccacag ACAGCCATATCTGGATTGGATAATACAGCGTTGCCTCAGGCCAACGGTGACAgtgtctctgctgctgctaTAACGGCACTGGTTAGACCAG atgacGGAGGGAAACTTACACCACCTTCTTTGTCACAGACCCCTGAGCTTCCCAAGGTTGATCCCATCCTCAGTGAGACCCCGTCCTCTGCTGTTAAGGTGTCTACCCTCCCTCCACTCTTCGAATCCACACACCCTCCTCTCAGCAAGCCTTCACcctctgctcctgctgctgatgTGATAGAGGCTCCCTCACCTCAAAGAGCACCCACACCCAGCCCCCCATCAGCTCCTGAGGTCCCTGCCTACCCTGCACCCCTTCCTGATCCTTCCCCCACCTGTTCTGCacagagtaaaacagaaaacacagaccATGTTGTAGAACAGGAGGACTCCGGAGAGGAAGAGACTAAAGTTGAAGAGACACAAGCCTCTTTAGACTCAAGTGCTCAGGCCCCCAGCTCTAACGGTGTGGCAGATATGGAGCTTGAGAAGTCATCGGTTACTGTACCCCCCACTCACTCGGAGGACACTTTAGAATCTCCCATTGCTCAGCCTGAGGAGCTCAGCCTGCGTTTACCTAATGGCCTCCCGCTACCAGCTGCTCAGATCCCCCATGGATCTGCAGTCGACATGTCTGAGCGCGACGACAGCCCTATTGCTGAGCCCGATGTAAGTCAGCAGCCTGTCACACAGAGCTGTGCCACTGAGGCAGCTGAGAAACAAACTGTTACGGCCACGCCCGCTGCTGTCGACCAATTAGCATCTGCTCCCGCTGTCGAAGAAGTTCCAACCAAACCGGTTGTCCTGACCAAACCCTCTAAGTCAGAGGTACAGGATGTTGTTACCGAGGTTGTCTCTGAGGTTGAGGAAGATGCTCCACAGCTCCAGACGGACACCAAGGAAGAAACGCAGTTGCCTACGGAGACGGTTCCCTCAGCTGATAACACATCTGAGACGATCtctactcctcctcctcccacagcagaggagaaggaggaggctCCCAGTCCACCGACTGTCACCCCATCCCATGTGGAAACTACTATGCAAG CTGCTGTGTCTGTGccaaagaagaagaggaagatgaaggatCTGAACAAGAAGGAGGCGGTTGGAGACCTCTTAGATGCCTTTAAGGAG GAGCAGGTAGTTGACCAGCCTGAGCCTGAGCCGACGCCTGCCCCACCACCAGAGCCAAAGCCCCCAGCTGCAGCCCCTCCTGCACAAGAGGAGGCAGACCTGACCTGGGAGGATAAAGAGGACAAGCTGGATGCAGAGAACATCGAGCCGGCCGGCACCGACAAGAAGTACCAGTACAAAGAGG AGCAATGGAAACCAATTaacaaagaagagaagaagaaatacGACAGAGAGTTTCTTCTTGGGTTCCAGTTCATCTCTGCCAGTATGAACAAGCCTGAGGGTTTACCAGCCATCAGCGATGTCGTCTTAGACAAG gcAAACAAGACTCCTCTTCGCCAGCTTGACCCGAGTCGTCTTCCAGGAATGAACTGTGGTCCTGATTTCACACCCTCCTTCGCCAACCTTGGCAGGCCTGGAATGGGAGGAGGAAGCAGAGGACCT CCCCCTGGAATGGGCATTGGAGTAGGCGGGCCCCGACGTTCTCAGCAGGTCCAGAGGAAAGAGCCGAGGAAGATCATCACCAGCATGTCGCTCAACGATGACATTCAGCTCAACAAGGCGGAAAAGGCCTGGAAACCTTCAGTAAAGAAAACCACCCGGAGCCGGGAGCCAGAGGAGCCACAGGAGCCACAGGAGAACGATCCCGAGCAGATGAAAACGCAGGAACTGTTCAAGCGCGTCCGAAGTATCCTCAACAAACTCACCCCACAAAAGTTCCAGCAGCTAATGAAGCAGGTGCAGGAACTGACTGTCGACACCGAGGAGAGGTTAAAGGGAGTGATAGACCTTACCTTTGAGAAGGCCATCTCCGAGCCAGACTTTTCAGTGGCCTATGCAAACATGTGCCGCTGTCTTTCAGGG CTGAAAGTTATAACCCCAGATAAGCCTGGTGCCACTGTGAATTTCCGCAAGCTGCTGCTAAATCGGTGCCAGAAGGAGTTTGAGAAGGATAAAGATGATGATGAGATCTTTGAGAAGAAGCAGAAGGAGCTGGAAGCTGCCTCAGGG GACGAGGTGAAGCAGCGGCTAATCGAGGAGCTGGAAGACGCTAAAGACAAGGCCAGGCGGCGCTCGCTCGGGAACATAAAGTTCATCGGTGAACTGTTCAAGCTCAAAATGCTCACAGAGGTAATCATGCACGACTGCATTGTAAAGCTGCTCAAAAACCACGACGAGGAGTCACTGGAGTGCCTGTGCAGACTGTTGTCCACCATTGGCAAGGATCTGGACTTTGAGAAAGCCAAG CCTCGGATGGACCAGTACTTCAATCAgatggagaaaataataaaggaGAGGAAGACCACCTCCAGGATCCGGTTCATGTTACAAGATGTGCTGGACCTCCGACGG AACAACTGGGTACCCCGGAGAGGCGACCAGGGCCCTAAGACCATCGACCAGATCCACAAAGAGGCTGAGATGGAGGAACACCGGGAGCAGATGAAGGTGCAGCAGGCTCTCATCTCCAAGAAGGAGTCTGGTGGAGGAGGCCCAGGAGGCAGAATGGGGGAAAGAGGTTCCGGAGGCCGAGGTGGTCCTCACACCCCAGGCCGGGGAGCTCTGCCTCAGGATGAGGGCTGGAACACAGTCCCCATCTCCAAGAACCGACCGATCGACACCTCTCGCCTTAGTAAAATCACTAAG ACTCCTGTTCTTGACTTCAACAATCAGCTACTCGCCCCCGGTGGTAAGGGCACCTGGGGCAGCTGGGGGAAGGGCAGCAGTGGTGGCACCAGTGCCAAACCTTCAGATTCTG GTTCAGAGTCTGGAAACCGTCCAGCCACCAGCACTCTGAATAGGTTTTCTGCATTGCAGCAGCCTTCATCCTCATCGCAAGAGTTGGAGAGAAGGGTTCCTCAGAG AAACAGCTCGAGTCGAGAGCGCAGCGACCGCTTCGACCGCTCCGATCGAGGTGGCGATCGCTTCGACAGAAGGGATGAGCGAAGAGATGACCGAAACCGGATACAGGTCACCAAACGGAGCTTCAGCCGGGAGAAAGAGGAACGAAGCTGGGAAAGAGAGCAACGCAGCTCAACTGATCCGGTCCGCCGAGTGGCGAGCGTGACCGAAGAGCGAGACCGAAGCAGTGGCGAGAGAGCCAGGAGCAAAGAGCAAG TGAAGCGGCAGGCAGCTGCCACTCCTCCACCTCAGCAGACCCCTGCTAAGCCTGCGCTGACCGTTGCCGAGATAGAAAAGAAGTCGGCAGCCATCATAGAGGAGTACCTCCACATCAACGACATGAAG GAAGCCCTGCAGTGTGTGCGGGAGATGGACAGCGctgagctgctgtttgtgttcGTACGGCACGGACTGGAGTCCACCCTAGAGCGCAGCACCATCGCCAGGGAGCACATGGGCCAGTTGCTGCACCAACTAATTAAGACCGGCATCCTCCCAACAGAACAGTACTATAAAGG GTTTCAGGAGATTCTGGAGGTTGCTGAAGACATGGCAATAGACATCCCCCACATCTTTCTCTACCTGGCAGAATTGATCACTCCCATGCTGCATGAGGGGGGCATTCCCATGGGAGAACTGTTCGG GGAGATCTCTAAGCCTTTGATCCCAATGGCCAAAGCTGGAGTCCTGCTGGTCCACATCCTCACTTTACTTTGCAAAGAAATG AGCCATAAAAAGGCTGGCACCATGTGGAGAGAAGCTGGCCTTCGGTGGACAGACTTCCTGCCTGAAGACGTGGACGTTAACAAGTTTGTGACAGAGAAG AACGTTGAGTTCACTCTGGGCGAAGAGTCGGAGAAGAGCAGGAAGGAGATGAGCTCAGCAGAGCTGACCAAGCAGCTGGACAGACTTCATCAGGACAAGGCGGACAATGAGAGGATCTTTGACTGGATCGAG GCCAATCTAGATGAGCAACAAATGTCGTCTAGCATGTTTGTCCGGACACTGATGACCTGCGTCTGTCAGTCAGCCATTATCT GTGAGAACCCATACAAAGTGGACGGTGAAGTAATCAAGCAGAGGGCCAAACTGCTGCAGAGGTACCTGAAGGACGAGCAGAGGGAGCTGCAGGCTCTCTACGGCCTGCAGGCCCTGATGGTGCAGATGGAGCAGCCTGCCA ATTTGCTTCGGATGTTCTTCGACACCCTTTACGATGAGGATGTGATCAAAGAGGAAGCCTTCTACAAGTGGGAGTCGAGCAAAGACCCCGCCGAGCAGCAGGGCAAGGGAGTGGCCCTCAAGTCCGTCACTGCCTTCTTCACGTGGCTCCGGGAAGCGGAGGACGAATCCGATAACAGTTAA
- the eif4g1b gene encoding eukaryotic translation initiation factor 4 gamma 1 isoform X1, which produces MNKAPQPITGLPSAPHPDSSPGVSQPSFPPGQPSSVVFATAAPPQMNPTPPPRQFAPGPRPLHQQGSFRSLQPYYTNRGSLPPSSGPRGVPASTTPRAVTPTHVYQAGPGSQMMMIPQQQLQFPSSPQGPYFIGQYRSPTYVATPQYSVPTGTPGFYTGTSPAEYGTYGTYYPAQPQFPPSVQAAPVIMNPAPQQQQAPPQPSQHITTKRERKQIRIRDPNRGGQDITEEIMSGGRSGSTPTPPQTAISGLDNTALPQANGDSVSAAAITALVRPDDGGKLTPPSLSQTPELPKVDPILSETPSSAVKVSTLPPLFESTHPPLSKPSPSAPAADVIEAPSPQRAPTPSPPSAPEVPAYPAPLPDPSPTCSAQSKTENTDHVVEQEDSGEEETKVEETQASLDSSAQAPSSNGVADMELEKSSVTVPPTHSEDTLESPIAQPEELSLRLPNGLPLPAAQIPHGSAVDMSERDDSPIAEPDVSQQPVTQSCATEAAEKQTVTATPAAVDQLASAPAVEEVPTKPVVLTKPSKSEVQDVVTEVVSEVEEDAPQLQTDTKEETQLPTETVPSADNTSETISTPPPPTAEEKEEAPSPPTVTPSHVETTMQAAVSVPKKKRKMKDLNKKEAVGDLLDAFKEEQVVDQPEPEPTPAPPPEPKPPAAAPPAQEEADLTWEDKEDKLDAENIEPAGTDKKYQYKEEQWKPINKEEKKKYDREFLLGFQFISASMNKPEGLPAISDVVLDKANKTPLRQLDPSRLPGMNCGPDFTPSFANLGRPGMGGGSRGPPPGMGIGVGGPRRSQQVQRKEPRKIITSMSLNDDIQLNKAEKAWKPSVKKTTRSREPEEPQEPQENDPEQMKTQELFKRVRSILNKLTPQKFQQLMKQVQELTVDTEERLKGVIDLTFEKAISEPDFSVAYANMCRCLSGLKVITPDKPGATVNFRKLLLNRCQKEFEKDKDDDEIFEKKQKELEAASGDEVKQRLIEELEDAKDKARRRSLGNIKFIGELFKLKMLTEVIMHDCIVKLLKNHDEESLECLCRLLSTIGKDLDFEKAKPRMDQYFNQMEKIIKERKTTSRIRFMLQDVLDLRRNNWVPRRGDQGPKTIDQIHKEAEMEEHREQMKVQQALISKKESGGGGPGGRMGERGSGGRGGPHTPGRGALPQDEGWNTVPISKNRPIDTSRLSKITKTPVLDFNNQLLAPGGKGTWGSWGKGSSGGTSAKPSDSGSESGNRPATSTLNRFSALQQPSSSSQELERRVPQRNSSSRERSDRFDRSDRGGDRFDRRDERRDDRNRIQVTKRSFSREKEERSWEREQRSSTDPVRRVASVTEERDRSSGERARSKEQVKRQAAATPPPQQTPAKPALTVAEIEKKSAAIIEEYLHINDMKEALQCVREMDSAELLFVFVRHGLESTLERSTIAREHMGQLLHQLIKTGILPTEQYYKGFQEILEVAEDMAIDIPHIFLYLAELITPMLHEGGIPMGELFGEISKPLIPMAKAGVLLVHILTLLCKEMSHKKAGTMWREAGLRWTDFLPEDVDVNKFVTEKNVEFTLGEESEKSRKEMSSAELTKQLDRLHQDKADNERIFDWIEANLDEQQMSSSMFVRTLMTCVCQSAIICENPYKVDGEVIKQRAKLLQRYLKDEQRELQALYGLQALMVQMEQPANLLRMFFDTLYDEDVIKEEAFYKWESSKDPAEQQGKGVALKSVTAFFTWLREAEDESDNS; this is translated from the exons ATGAATAAAGCACCACAGCCTATAACAGGACTCCCCTCTGCCCCTCACCCTGATTCCTCCCCTGGTGTTTCACAG CCCTCATTCCCCCCTGGGCAGCCTTCTTCTGTTGTGTTCGCAACCGCAGCACCTCCACAGATGAACCCCACGCCACCGCCTCGACAG TTTGCCCCCGGGCCCCGACCTTTACACCAACAG GGAAGCTTCAGGTCGCTACAG CCCTACTACACCAACAGGGGCAGCCTGCCTCCCAGCAGCGGGCCTCGGGGCGTCCCAGCCAGCACTACACCCCGGGCTGTGACACCCACCCATGTTTACCAGGCGGGCCCTGGctcccagatgatgatgatccCCCAACAACAGTTGCAGTTCCCCAGCTCACCACAAGGCCCATATTTCATAGGACAG taccGATCTCCAACATATGTGGCCACGCCGCAATACTCGGTCCCAACTGGAACCCCAGGTTTCTACACAGGCACCAGCCCTGCTGAATATGGTACTTATG GGACTTACTACCCTGCACAGCCCCAGTTCCCTCCCTCTGTGCAGGCAGCGCCTGTCATTATGAACCCGGCCCCCCAACAACAACAAGCACCACCTCAGCCTTCTCAACACATCACCACCAAACGGGAACGCAAACAG ATAAGAATAAGAGATCCTAACCGAGGAGGCCAGGACATCACAGAGGAGATTATGTCTGGGGGCCGCAGTGGCTCTACCCCaacgcccccacag ACAGCCATATCTGGATTGGATAATACAGCGTTGCCTCAGGCCAACGGTGACAgtgtctctgctgctgctaTAACGGCACTGGTTAGACCAG atgacGGAGGGAAACTTACACCACCTTCTTTGTCACAGACCCCTGAGCTTCCCAAGGTTGATCCCATCCTCAGTGAGACCCCGTCCTCTGCTGTTAAGGTGTCTACCCTCCCTCCACTCTTCGAATCCACACACCCTCCTCTCAGCAAGCCTTCACcctctgctcctgctgctgatgTGATAGAGGCTCCCTCACCTCAAAGAGCACCCACACCCAGCCCCCCATCAGCTCCTGAGGTCCCTGCCTACCCTGCACCCCTTCCTGATCCTTCCCCCACCTGTTCTGCacagagtaaaacagaaaacacagaccATGTTGTAGAACAGGAGGACTCCGGAGAGGAAGAGACTAAAGTTGAAGAGACACAAGCCTCTTTAGACTCAAGTGCTCAGGCCCCCAGCTCTAACGGTGTGGCAGATATGGAGCTTGAGAAGTCATCGGTTACTGTACCCCCCACTCACTCGGAGGACACTTTAGAATCTCCCATTGCTCAGCCTGAGGAGCTCAGCCTGCGTTTACCTAATGGCCTCCCGCTACCAGCTGCTCAGATCCCCCATGGATCTGCAGTCGACATGTCTGAGCGCGACGACAGCCCTATTGCTGAGCCCGATGTAAGTCAGCAGCCTGTCACACAGAGCTGTGCCACTGAGGCAGCTGAGAAACAAACTGTTACGGCCACGCCCGCTGCTGTCGACCAATTAGCATCTGCTCCCGCTGTCGAAGAAGTTCCAACCAAACCGGTTGTCCTGACCAAACCCTCTAAGTCAGAGGTACAGGATGTTGTTACCGAGGTTGTCTCTGAGGTTGAGGAAGATGCTCCACAGCTCCAGACGGACACCAAGGAAGAAACGCAGTTGCCTACGGAGACGGTTCCCTCAGCTGATAACACATCTGAGACGATCtctactcctcctcctcccacagcagaggagaaggaggaggctCCCAGTCCACCGACTGTCACCCCATCCCATGTGGAAACTACTATGCAAG CTGCTGTGTCTGTGccaaagaagaagaggaagatgaaggatCTGAACAAGAAGGAGGCGGTTGGAGACCTCTTAGATGCCTTTAAGGAG GAGCAGGTAGTTGACCAGCCTGAGCCTGAGCCGACGCCTGCCCCACCACCAGAGCCAAAGCCCCCAGCTGCAGCCCCTCCTGCACAAGAGGAGGCAGACCTGACCTGGGAGGATAAAGAGGACAAGCTGGATGCAGAGAACATCGAGCCGGCCGGCACCGACAAGAAGTACCAGTACAAAGAGG AGCAATGGAAACCAATTaacaaagaagagaagaagaaatacGACAGAGAGTTTCTTCTTGGGTTCCAGTTCATCTCTGCCAGTATGAACAAGCCTGAGGGTTTACCAGCCATCAGCGATGTCGTCTTAGACAAG gcAAACAAGACTCCTCTTCGCCAGCTTGACCCGAGTCGTCTTCCAGGAATGAACTGTGGTCCTGATTTCACACCCTCCTTCGCCAACCTTGGCAGGCCTGGAATGGGAGGAGGAAGCAGAGGACCT CCCCCTGGAATGGGCATTGGAGTAGGCGGGCCCCGACGTTCTCAGCAGGTCCAGAGGAAAGAGCCGAGGAAGATCATCACCAGCATGTCGCTCAACGATGACATTCAGCTCAACAAGGCGGAAAAGGCCTGGAAACCTTCAGTAAAGAAAACCACCCGGAGCCGGGAGCCAGAGGAGCCACAGGAGCCACAGGAGAACGATCCCGAGCAGATGAAAACGCAGGAACTGTTCAAGCGCGTCCGAAGTATCCTCAACAAACTCACCCCACAAAAGTTCCAGCAGCTAATGAAGCAGGTGCAGGAACTGACTGTCGACACCGAGGAGAGGTTAAAGGGAGTGATAGACCTTACCTTTGAGAAGGCCATCTCCGAGCCAGACTTTTCAGTGGCCTATGCAAACATGTGCCGCTGTCTTTCAGGG CTGAAAGTTATAACCCCAGATAAGCCTGGTGCCACTGTGAATTTCCGCAAGCTGCTGCTAAATCGGTGCCAGAAGGAGTTTGAGAAGGATAAAGATGATGATGAGATCTTTGAGAAGAAGCAGAAGGAGCTGGAAGCTGCCTCAGGG GACGAGGTGAAGCAGCGGCTAATCGAGGAGCTGGAAGACGCTAAAGACAAGGCCAGGCGGCGCTCGCTCGGGAACATAAAGTTCATCGGTGAACTGTTCAAGCTCAAAATGCTCACAGAGGTAATCATGCACGACTGCATTGTAAAGCTGCTCAAAAACCACGACGAGGAGTCACTGGAGTGCCTGTGCAGACTGTTGTCCACCATTGGCAAGGATCTGGACTTTGAGAAAGCCAAG CCTCGGATGGACCAGTACTTCAATCAgatggagaaaataataaaggaGAGGAAGACCACCTCCAGGATCCGGTTCATGTTACAAGATGTGCTGGACCTCCGACGG AACAACTGGGTACCCCGGAGAGGCGACCAGGGCCCTAAGACCATCGACCAGATCCACAAAGAGGCTGAGATGGAGGAACACCGGGAGCAGATGAAGGTGCAGCAGGCTCTCATCTCCAAGAAGGAGTCTGGTGGAGGAGGCCCAGGAGGCAGAATGGGGGAAAGAGGTTCCGGAGGCCGAGGTGGTCCTCACACCCCAGGCCGGGGAGCTCTGCCTCAGGATGAGGGCTGGAACACAGTCCCCATCTCCAAGAACCGACCGATCGACACCTCTCGCCTTAGTAAAATCACTAAG ACTCCTGTTCTTGACTTCAACAATCAGCTACTCGCCCCCGGTGGTAAGGGCACCTGGGGCAGCTGGGGGAAGGGCAGCAGTGGTGGCACCAGTGCCAAACCTTCAGATTCTG GTTCAGAGTCTGGAAACCGTCCAGCCACCAGCACTCTGAATAGGTTTTCTGCATTGCAGCAGCCTTCATCCTCATCGCAAGAGTTGGAGAGAAGGGTTCCTCAGAG AAACAGCTCGAGTCGAGAGCGCAGCGACCGCTTCGACCGCTCCGATCGAGGTGGCGATCGCTTCGACAGAAGGGATGAGCGAAGAGATGACCGAAACCGGATACAGGTCACCAAACGGAGCTTCAGCCGGGAGAAAGAGGAACGAAGCTGGGAAAGAGAGCAACGCAGCTCAACTGATCCGGTCCGCCGAGTGGCGAGCGTGACCGAAGAGCGAGACCGAAGCAGTGGCGAGAGAGCCAGGAGCAAAGAGCAAG TGAAGCGGCAGGCAGCTGCCACTCCTCCACCTCAGCAGACCCCTGCTAAGCCTGCGCTGACCGTTGCCGAGATAGAAAAGAAGTCGGCAGCCATCATAGAGGAGTACCTCCACATCAACGACATGAAG GAAGCCCTGCAGTGTGTGCGGGAGATGGACAGCGctgagctgctgtttgtgttcGTACGGCACGGACTGGAGTCCACCCTAGAGCGCAGCACCATCGCCAGGGAGCACATGGGCCAGTTGCTGCACCAACTAATTAAGACCGGCATCCTCCCAACAGAACAGTACTATAAAGG GTTTCAGGAGATTCTGGAGGTTGCTGAAGACATGGCAATAGACATCCCCCACATCTTTCTCTACCTGGCAGAATTGATCACTCCCATGCTGCATGAGGGGGGCATTCCCATGGGAGAACTGTTCGG GGAGATCTCTAAGCCTTTGATCCCAATGGCCAAAGCTGGAGTCCTGCTGGTCCACATCCTCACTTTACTTTGCAAAGAAATG AGCCATAAAAAGGCTGGCACCATGTGGAGAGAAGCTGGCCTTCGGTGGACAGACTTCCTGCCTGAAGACGTGGACGTTAACAAGTTTGTGACAGAGAAG AACGTTGAGTTCACTCTGGGCGAAGAGTCGGAGAAGAGCAGGAAGGAGATGAGCTCAGCAGAGCTGACCAAGCAGCTGGACAGACTTCATCAGGACAAGGCGGACAATGAGAGGATCTTTGACTGGATCGAG GCCAATCTAGATGAGCAACAAATGTCGTCTAGCATGTTTGTCCGGACACTGATGACCTGCGTCTGTCAGTCAGCCATTATCT GTGAGAACCCATACAAAGTGGACGGTGAAGTAATCAAGCAGAGGGCCAAACTGCTGCAGAGGTACCTGAAGGACGAGCAGAGGGAGCTGCAGGCTCTCTACGGCCTGCAGGCCCTGATGGTGCAGATGGAGCAGCCTGCCA ATTTGCTTCGGATGTTCTTCGACACCCTTTACGATGAGGATGTGATCAAAGAGGAAGCCTTCTACAAGTGGGAGTCGAGCAAAGACCCCGCCGAGCAGCAGGGCAAGGGAGTGGCCCTCAAGTCCGTCACTGCCTTCTTCACGTGGCTCCGGGAAGCGGAGGACGAATCCGATAACAGTTAA